Proteins co-encoded in one Fusarium musae strain F31 chromosome 3, whole genome shotgun sequence genomic window:
- a CDS encoding hypothetical protein (EggNog:ENOG41) codes for MASIEASKAPSKVYGTLSKLPSISEGARVEKRPLTRRQAPASSKSRIIYVSSRTPFMAVVKRARKQLDDSLKTTGAAPKYASLHSRVEALQRNSGGDVDSTAVTLAGTGKAIEKILAVASWFEQEGDCEVEITTGTVGAVDDVVASGDEEDQSRLRKLSCLELRIKLK; via the exons ATGGCTTCGATCGAGGCTTCCAAGGCTCCAAGCAAGGTATATGGTACCTTGAGTAAGCTGCCTTCTATTTCAGAAG GTGCTCGTGTCGAGAAACGCCCTTTAACCAGGCGCCAGGCGCCAGCATCATCCAAATCTCGCATCATCTACGTGTCTTCAAGGACACCGTTCATGGCTGTGGTCAAGCGTGCCCGTAAACAGCTTGATGACTCACTCAAGACAACTGGCGCAGCACCCAAGTACGCGTCCCTACACTCGCGTGTTGAGGCGCTGCAGCGAAATAGCGGCGGAGATGTGGACAGTACTGCCGTGACACTGGCAGGAACGGGTAAAGCTATTGAGAAGATCCTCGCGGTCGCGAGTTGGTTTGAGCAGGAGGGAGACTGTGAAGTGGAGATCACGACAGGAACCGTCGGAGCCGTGGACGATGTGGTGGCCAGtggagacgaggaggacCAGAGTCGCCTGAGGAAGCTCAGTTGTCTGGAACTCCGGATTAAGCTCAAGTGA